The following proteins come from a genomic window of Proteiniborus sp. DW1:
- the accD gene encoding acetyl-CoA carboxylase, carboxyltransferase subunit beta encodes MIKDLFQKKKYATITLYKNDNNEKALYKLEDLKNNIDTNRQSKQVRVSARERINELIDNNTFIEYDIYMKTVNPLDFPEYNEKVNTAIKKTGEKEAVITGEGKIMDEDCVICVMDPNFMMGSMGSVVGEKITRAIEKAIEKRLPVIIVSASGGARMQEGILSLMQMVKTSAALGRLSDEGLLYISVLTNPTTGGVTASFAMLGDIIIAEPEALIAFAGPRVIEQTIKQKLPEGFQRAEFLLEKGFIDKIVPRKDMKATLYQILNIHSSGGEIDER; translated from the coding sequence GTGATTAAAGATCTCTTTCAAAAAAAGAAATATGCAACTATAACACTATACAAGAATGATAATAATGAAAAAGCACTTTATAAATTAGAGGATTTAAAGAATAACATAGATACTAATAGGCAAAGTAAACAGGTTAGAGTTAGTGCAAGAGAGAGAATAAATGAGCTTATAGATAATAATACATTTATAGAATATGATATATACATGAAAACAGTTAATCCACTAGATTTTCCTGAATATAATGAAAAAGTAAATACGGCAATAAAAAAGACAGGAGAAAAAGAAGCTGTTATTACTGGTGAAGGAAAAATAATGGATGAAGACTGTGTGATATGTGTTATGGATCCTAACTTCATGATGGGAAGCATGGGATCTGTAGTTGGAGAAAAGATTACGAGAGCCATAGAAAAGGCAATTGAAAAGAGATTACCAGTTATTATAGTTTCTGCATCTGGAGGTGCAAGGATGCAGGAAGGCATACTATCTCTTATGCAAATGGTTAAAACTTCAGCTGCCCTAGGAAGATTATCAGATGAAGGGCTACTATATATTTCTGTCTTAACAAATCCCACAACAGGAGGAGTAACTGCTAGCTTTGCAATGTTAGGAGATATAATCATTGCTGAGCCTGAGGCATTAATTGCATTTGCTGGCCCTAGGGTTATTGAACAAACTATTAAGCAAAAGCTACCAGAAGGCTTTCAAAGAGCAGAGTTTTTATTAGAAAAAGGTTTTATAGATAAAATCGTTCCTAGAAAAGATATGAAGGCTACATTATATCAGATTTTAAATATTCATTCATCAGGTGGTGAGATTGATGAACGATAA
- a CDS encoding acetyl-CoA carboxylase biotin carboxylase subunit, translated as MFRKILIANRGEIAVRIIRTCKEMGIRTVAIYSEIDKDSVHVHMADEAICIGPAPSKKSYLNIDNIISAALVTKSEAIHPGYGFLSENPDLVDACEANGIKFIGPRKEHIEKMGNKSQARKTMIDAGVPVVPGSESATNDPLEALFIAKEIGFPVMVKAASGGGGRGMRLVQNEDVFVDKFNMAKSEALAAFNDDAMYVEKFIEEPRHIEFQILGDSYGNVVHLGERDCSLQRRNQKVLEEAPCVVMDYDLRNKMGEAAIKAAKAVNYENAGTIEFLLDKYNNFYFLEMNTRIQVEHPVTELITGVDLIKEQIKIGYGERLDITQDQININGHAIECRINAEDPKANFRPSPGQIEGFFPPGGYCVRLDSHVYSGYPIPPTYDSMIGKLIVWGKDRDEAISRMRRALDEMTITGIETNIEFQKKIINNKRFIANKIDTSFIEREIFNDES; from the coding sequence ATGTTTAGAAAAATACTCATTGCCAATAGAGGTGAGATTGCAGTTAGAATTATTAGAACATGTAAAGAAATGGGCATAAGGACTGTGGCAATATATTCTGAAATAGATAAAGATTCTGTCCATGTTCATATGGCAGATGAGGCAATATGTATAGGACCTGCACCATCAAAGAAAAGCTATTTAAATATAGATAATATTATAAGTGCAGCACTAGTTACAAAATCTGAAGCCATACATCCTGGATATGGGTTTCTTTCAGAAAATCCAGACCTAGTAGACGCCTGTGAAGCTAATGGTATTAAATTCATTGGTCCTAGAAAAGAGCATATAGAAAAAATGGGGAACAAATCTCAAGCCAGAAAGACCATGATAGATGCAGGGGTGCCTGTAGTTCCAGGCTCAGAAAGTGCTACAAACGACCCACTGGAAGCATTATTTATAGCTAAGGAAATAGGGTTTCCAGTTATGGTTAAGGCCGCCAGCGGTGGTGGTGGAAGAGGAATGAGACTTGTTCAAAATGAGGATGTGTTTGTAGACAAATTTAACATGGCAAAATCAGAGGCTTTAGCTGCCTTTAATGATGATGCTATGTATGTAGAAAAATTCATTGAAGAGCCTAGGCATATTGAATTTCAAATTCTAGGAGACTCTTATGGTAATGTAGTTCATCTTGGGGAAAGAGACTGTTCCCTTCAAAGAAGAAATCAAAAGGTACTAGAAGAGGCCCCATGTGTGGTAATGGACTATGACTTAAGAAACAAGATGGGAGAAGCAGCAATAAAAGCTGCTAAAGCTGTAAACTACGAAAACGCAGGAACCATAGAATTTTTATTAGACAAATACAATAACTTTTACTTTCTAGAGATGAACACAAGAATACAGGTGGAGCATCCTGTGACGGAGCTTATTACTGGAGTAGACCTGATAAAGGAGCAGATAAAAATAGGATATGGAGAAAGGCTAGATATTACTCAGGATCAAATTAATATAAATGGGCATGCAATTGAATGTAGAATAAATGCAGAAGATCCTAAAGCAAATTTCAGACCCTCTCCAGGTCAGATAGAAGGATTCTTTCCACCTGGAGGATACTGTGTTAGGTTGGATAGTCATGTCTATAGTGGCTATCCAATTCCCCCTACTTATGATTCCATGATAGGAAAATTAATTGTATGGGGAAAGGACAGAGATGAGGCCATTAGCAGAATGAGAAGAGCCTTAGACGAAATGACAATTACAGGAATAGAGACAAATATTGAGTTTCAAAAGAAAATAATAAATAATAAAAGATTTATAGCTAATAAAATAGATACTTCGTTTATAGAAAGAGAAATATTTAATGATGAGTCATAG
- the accB gene encoding acetyl-CoA carboxylase biotin carboxyl carrier protein: MDIKDIKDLIVAIDKTNIEKVEIEKSDIRIMITKGEGRVSKKISKDNKDMASIEKNSDLENSMELKSDSSDNKENGKSFNQDDSIYNVKSPIVGTFYSSPSPESEPFVKVGDKVEQGQTLCIIEAMKIMNEIECETSGEIIEILVNNEDIVEYGQPLIRIRRS; the protein is encoded by the coding sequence GTGGATATAAAAGATATCAAAGACTTGATTGTAGCTATAGACAAGACAAATATAGAAAAGGTTGAAATAGAAAAAAGCGACATAAGAATCATGATAACAAAAGGTGAAGGAAGAGTTAGCAAAAAGATAAGTAAAGACAATAAGGATATGGCTAGCATAGAAAAAAATAGTGACTTAGAAAATTCTATGGAGTTAAAGAGCGACAGCTCTGACAATAAAGAAAATGGTAAGAGTTTTAATCAAGATGATAGCATCTACAACGTAAAATCTCCTATTGTAGGCACTTTTTATAGCAGTCCTAGCCCTGAATCAGAGCCCTTTGTAAAGGTTGGAGACAAAGTGGAGCAAGGTCAAACTTTATGCATTATTGAAGCTATGAAAATAATGAATGAAATAGAATGCGAAACTTCAGGAGAAATTATTGAGATATTAGTAAACAATGAAGATATAGTAGAGTATGGACAGCCTTTAATAAGGATAAGGAGGTCCTAA
- a CDS encoding copper homeostasis protein CutC has translation MLEIIATTIEDAIRIEKSGASRIELVSALTEGGLTPSYALIKNVVQSVKIPVNVMIRPHAKSFIYTYEEIQLMKEDILVAKSLKANGVVLGVLNENNEICEEHLSELLSVCNGLDVTFHKAIDELADPPRGIKILSKYPQITNVLTAGGKGNIENNIEVIKKMISSASHINIILGGGLNLQNIAVIMEKTNARDYHFGTAVRENKSPFGEISLEKTKELVQIMKMRD, from the coding sequence ATGCTGGAGATAATAGCAACTACTATCGAGGATGCGATAAGAATTGAAAAATCAGGAGCTAGTAGAATTGAATTAGTAAGCGCATTAACAGAGGGAGGACTTACTCCAAGCTACGCATTAATTAAAAATGTAGTCCAATCAGTAAAGATACCAGTCAATGTAATGATAAGACCACATGCAAAATCTTTTATCTATACATATGAAGAAATACAGTTAATGAAGGAAGACATTCTAGTGGCTAAATCTTTAAAAGCAAATGGAGTAGTACTAGGAGTGTTAAATGAAAACAATGAAATCTGTGAAGAACATCTATCAGAGCTGCTTTCAGTATGCAATGGGTTAGATGTAACTTTTCATAAAGCTATAGATGAGCTGGCTGATCCTCCAAGGGGAATAAAAATATTATCAAAATACCCTCAAATCACAAATGTACTTACAGCAGGAGGGAAAGGGAATATAGAGAATAATATTGAAGTTATTAAGAAGATGATATCAAGTGCAAGCCATATAAATATAATTCTAGGGGGAGGGCTTAACCTTCAAAACATAGCGGTTATTATGGAAAAAACCAATGCAAGAGACTATCATTTTGGAACGGCAGTAAGAGAGAACAAGTCTCCATTTGGAGAAATCTCCTTAGAAAAAACAAAAGAATTGGTTCAGATAATGAAAATGAGAGATTAA
- a CDS encoding N(4)-(beta-N-acetylglucosaminyl)-L-asparaginase has translation MSWGIIATWEMAYEGVSQASLMLQKGLSSADSIEEAIKIVEDNPLYTSVGYGGLPNEKCEVELDAAFMDGSTLSVGAVCGIKNFKNPISIARSLSKERFNIFLVGTGAEEYAQEKGFERKDMLTDEAKKAWEKRKIEMKDKNLSPYDGHDTVGMVCIDKSKNLVTGTSTSGLFMKRRGRVGDSPIPGSGFYGDSEIGGAVATGLGEDIMKGCMSYEVVRLMKEGLHPQKAAEKVVYEFSQVLEKRRGKAGAISIVCMNREGEWGVGTNVEFTFAVATHKEGPKLYIANKSGNTTIYQQYKVQAKDK, from the coding sequence ATGAGCTGGGGAATCATTGCAACCTGGGAGATGGCTTATGAAGGGGTAAGCCAAGCCTCCCTTATGCTTCAAAAAGGATTAAGTTCAGCTGATTCTATAGAGGAGGCAATTAAAATTGTAGAGGATAACCCACTTTACACATCAGTAGGATATGGAGGATTGCCAAACGAAAAATGTGAGGTTGAATTAGACGCAGCTTTTATGGATGGTAGTACTCTTTCTGTAGGAGCAGTATGTGGGATTAAAAACTTTAAAAACCCTATATCCATTGCCAGAAGCCTTAGTAAAGAAAGGTTCAATATTTTTTTAGTAGGCACTGGAGCAGAGGAATATGCTCAGGAAAAAGGATTTGAAAGAAAAGATATGCTTACAGATGAAGCAAAAAAAGCCTGGGAAAAAAGAAAAATAGAAATGAAAGATAAAAATCTAAGCCCTTATGATGGACATGATACTGTTGGAATGGTATGTATTGATAAAAGCAAAAACTTAGTAACGGGTACTTCTACTAGCGGATTGTTTATGAAAAGAAGAGGAAGGGTAGGGGATTCTCCAATTCCAGGCTCAGGCTTCTATGGAGACAGTGAAATAGGAGGAGCAGTAGCTACTGGTCTTGGAGAAGATATAATGAAGGGCTGTATGTCATATGAAGTTGTTAGGCTAATGAAAGAGGGATTACATCCACAGAAGGCAGCAGAAAAAGTGGTGTATGAATTTAGTCAAGTACTAGAGAAGAGAAGAGGCAAGGCAGGTGCCATCTCAATAGTCTGTATGAACAGAGAAGGTGAGTGGGGAGTGGGTACAAATGTTGAGTTTACGTTTGCGGTAGCTACTCATAAGGAAGGTCCAAAGCTATATATAGCTAACAAGTCTGGAAATACAACTATTTATCAACAATATAAGGTACAGGCAAAGGACAAATAA